A window from Halomicrobium urmianum encodes these proteins:
- the ligA gene encoding NAD-dependent DNA ligase LigA, translated as MTAVDDPGLRDNPYVEDPPTEFDPVAELSEDEAREQAERLREAVRYHDHRYYVESDPVIGDRAYDALFSRLWDLEDAFDLDRSGSPTQRVGGDPLDELGEVEHVAPMLSIDQGGEESEVREFDRRVREGVGEVEYFCEPKFDGLSVEVVYEDGVYQRAATRGDGEVGEDVTENVRTIASVPERLRGDYPDFLAVRGEVYMPRDAFNEFNRERVEAGDDAFANPRNAAAGTLRQLDPSITAERPLSIFFFGVLDASTEFESHTGIHERLPEWGLRVTERIETVGDVDAAVDYRDRQLEARDDLNYEIDGVVVKVDDLDACEELGWTARAPRWAFAYKFPARKERTTLRNIAVQVGRTGRLTPVALLDPVEVGGVTVSRASLHNPAQIEELGVNRGDEVRIKRAGDVIPDVVEVVEKNAEGTYAFPDECPVCGSPVERDGPMAFCSGGLSCPAQRERAIRHYASRDALDVEGLGEKAVEQLLEADLIESPADLYELTVDDLADLEGWGETSARNLVAAIEGTREPSLPDFLTALGIHDVGSVVARNLAYEFGDFESILAAAGAGDLAGKVGDGGSTGPGTVDGKTATLSAFVEDDGSGDGEGDGDADGDSESDDADAAVEAVVEDPEAARERFLAVEDVGPEVADSIVEFFQSEGNREVLAALLEHVHPQPAEETGGDELDGETFVFTGSLDGYTRSEAQELVERHGGSATSSVSSNTDYLVAGDDPGQSKRDDAEAEGVDIVDEEKFEALLEERGVL; from the coding sequence ATGACTGCCGTCGACGACCCCGGACTCCGCGACAACCCATACGTCGAGGACCCGCCGACGGAGTTCGACCCCGTCGCGGAACTGAGCGAGGACGAGGCCCGCGAGCAGGCCGAGCGGCTCCGCGAGGCCGTCAGGTATCACGACCACCGCTACTACGTCGAGAGCGACCCGGTCATCGGTGACCGGGCGTACGACGCCCTCTTCTCGCGGCTGTGGGACCTGGAGGACGCCTTCGATCTGGACCGGTCGGGCAGCCCGACCCAGCGGGTGGGCGGCGACCCGCTGGACGAACTCGGTGAGGTCGAGCACGTCGCGCCGATGCTCTCTATCGACCAGGGCGGCGAGGAGAGCGAGGTCCGCGAGTTCGACCGCCGGGTCCGCGAGGGCGTCGGCGAGGTCGAGTACTTCTGCGAGCCGAAGTTCGACGGCCTCTCCGTGGAGGTCGTCTACGAGGACGGGGTCTACCAGCGCGCGGCGACGCGGGGTGACGGCGAGGTCGGCGAGGACGTCACCGAGAACGTCCGCACCATCGCCAGCGTCCCCGAGCGCCTGCGCGGCGACTACCCCGACTTCCTCGCGGTACGGGGCGAGGTGTACATGCCCCGCGACGCGTTCAACGAGTTCAACCGCGAGCGCGTCGAGGCCGGCGACGACGCCTTCGCCAACCCGCGCAACGCCGCCGCCGGGACGCTCCGCCAGCTCGACCCGTCGATCACCGCCGAGCGTCCGCTGTCGATCTTCTTCTTCGGCGTGCTGGACGCCTCGACCGAGTTCGAGAGCCACACCGGGATCCACGAGCGGCTTCCCGAGTGGGGCCTGCGGGTCACCGAGCGCATCGAGACGGTCGGCGACGTCGACGCCGCCGTCGACTACCGGGACCGTCAGCTCGAGGCGCGCGACGACCTGAACTACGAGATCGACGGCGTCGTCGTCAAGGTCGACGACCTCGACGCCTGCGAGGAGCTCGGGTGGACCGCCCGGGCGCCGCGGTGGGCCTTCGCCTACAAGTTCCCCGCGCGCAAGGAGCGCACCACCCTGCGGAACATCGCCGTCCAGGTCGGTCGAACCGGCCGCCTGACGCCGGTCGCCCTGCTCGACCCCGTCGAGGTCGGCGGCGTGACGGTCTCCCGGGCCTCGCTGCACAACCCCGCGCAGATCGAGGAACTGGGCGTGAACCGCGGCGACGAGGTCCGCATCAAGCGCGCCGGCGACGTCATCCCCGACGTCGTGGAGGTCGTCGAGAAGAACGCAGAGGGCACCTACGCGTTCCCCGACGAGTGCCCCGTCTGCGGCAGTCCTGTCGAGCGCGACGGCCCGATGGCCTTCTGCTCGGGCGGACTCTCCTGTCCGGCCCAGCGCGAGCGGGCGATCCGGCACTACGCCAGCCGCGACGCGCTGGACGTCGAGGGCCTCGGCGAGAAGGCCGTCGAGCAACTGCTGGAAGCGGACCTGATCGAGTCGCCCGCGGACCTCTACGAACTGACCGTCGACGACCTGGCCGACCTGGAGGGGTGGGGCGAGACCAGCGCCCGGAACCTCGTCGCCGCCATCGAGGGGACCCGGGAGCCGTCACTACCCGACTTCCTGACCGCGCTGGGCATCCACGACGTCGGCTCCGTCGTCGCCCGCAACCTCGCCTACGAGTTCGGCGACTTCGAGTCGATCCTGGCGGCCGCCGGCGCGGGCGATCTCGCCGGGAAAGTCGGCGACGGCGGATCGACCGGCCCCGGGACCGTCGACGGCAAGACCGCGACGCTTTCCGCGTTCGTGGAGGACGACGGGAGCGGGGACGGCGAGGGCGACGGCGACGCGGACGGCGACAGTGAGAGCGACGACGCCGACGCCGCCGTCGAAGCGGTCGTGGAGGACCCCGAGGCCGCCCGCGAGCGGTTCCTCGCCGTAGAGGACGTCGGCCCCGAGGTGGCGGACTCCATCGTCGAGTTCTTCCAGAGCGAAGGCAACCGCGAGGTGCTCGCGGCCCTCCTCGAACACGTCCACCCCCAGCCCGCCGAGGAGACGGGCGGCGACGAACTCGACGGCGAGACGTTCGTGTTCACGGGCTCGCTGGACGGCTACACCCGCAGCGAGGCACAGGAACTGGTCGAGCGCCACGGCGGGTCCGCCACCAGCAGCGTCTCCAGCAACACCGACTACCTCGTCGCGGGCGACGACCCCGGCCAGAGCAAGCGGGACGACGCCGAGGCCGAGGGCGTCGACATCGTCGACGAGGAGAAGTTCGAGGCGCTGCTGGAAGAGCGGGGCGTGCTGTAG
- a CDS encoding pyridoxal-phosphate-dependent aminotransferase family protein — translation MTEKREYTGEYPDKTLYIPGPTEVREDVIEEMSQPMFGHRMDRMTDLYTTVVEDTKDFLDTDNELIVLTASGTEFMESAMLNLVDEDVLVTTCGSFSERQANVAERLGKNVDTLEYEWGQAVKPEDVREALETRDTDYDAVTCVMNESSTGVRNPIEEIGDVVAEYPDTYFVVDAVSALGGDYVDIDEHGIDVIFTSVQKAFAMPPGLAVCVVSDDAYERELESESASWYGGFQRSLDYYDRKGQTHSTPAIPVMLAYRKQMKYMLEEGHDARDQRHREMAEYTREWAREHFDMFPEEGYESQTVSCIENTQGIDVAETIEAVSEEYDFVFSNGYGSALGEKTFRIGHMGEHDVESIEALTDAIEDVAGL, via the coding sequence GTGACCGAGAAACGCGAATACACGGGGGAGTACCCCGACAAGACGCTGTACATCCCGGGCCCGACCGAGGTGCGCGAGGACGTCATCGAGGAGATGAGCCAGCCGATGTTCGGTCACCGGATGGACCGGATGACGGACCTCTACACGACCGTCGTCGAGGACACGAAGGACTTCCTCGACACGGACAACGAGCTCATCGTCCTCACGGCCTCGGGGACCGAGTTCATGGAGAGCGCGATGCTCAACCTCGTCGACGAGGACGTGCTGGTCACGACCTGCGGTAGCTTCAGCGAGCGCCAGGCCAACGTGGCCGAGCGGCTGGGCAAGAACGTCGATACCCTCGAGTACGAGTGGGGTCAGGCGGTCAAACCCGAGGACGTCCGCGAGGCCCTCGAAACCCGCGACACCGACTACGACGCCGTCACCTGCGTCATGAACGAGTCCTCGACCGGCGTCCGCAACCCCATCGAGGAGATCGGCGACGTCGTCGCGGAGTACCCCGACACCTACTTCGTCGTCGACGCCGTCTCCGCGCTGGGCGGCGACTACGTCGACATCGACGAGCACGGCATCGACGTCATCTTCACCTCCGTCCAGAAGGCCTTCGCCATGCCGCCGGGACTGGCCGTCTGCGTCGTCAGCGACGACGCCTACGAGCGCGAACTCGAGAGCGAGTCCGCCTCGTGGTACGGCGGCTTCCAGCGCTCGCTGGACTACTACGACCGGAAGGGCCAGACCCACTCGACGCCCGCCATCCCGGTCATGCTGGCCTACCGCAAGCAGATGAAGTACATGCTCGAGGAGGGCCACGACGCCCGCGACCAGCGCCACCGCGAGATGGCCGAGTACACCCGCGAGTGGGCCCGCGAGCACTTCGACATGTTCCCCGAGGAGGGCTACGAGTCCCAGACCGTCTCCTGCATCGAGAACACGCAGGGCATCGACGTCGCCGAGACCATCGAGGCCGTCTCCGAGGAGTACGACTTCGTCTTCTCGAACGGCTACGGGTCGGCACTCGGCGAGAAGACGTTCCGCATCGGCCACATGGGCGAGCACGACGTCGAGTCGATCGAGGCGCTGACCGACGCTATCGAGGACGTCGCCGGCCTGTGA
- a CDS encoding aldo/keto reductase has translation MEYTTLGSTGMEVSKICLGCMSFGSEEDWMLDRDESREIIERAVDLGINFFDTANAYSDGESEEILGEVLADYDRDEQVVATKVRFSSGGDHPNADGLSRKTIEQELEGSLDRLGMETIDLYQTHRVDPDTPPETTLRALDDAVRRGDVRHVGTSSMWAHQLAERLRTSEREDLVSFETMQNHYHLAYREEERDVLPTCEKEDIGVIPWGPLGQGFLARPFDELERTQRGDPENFHNPTPEYERGGGREINERLQEVAADHGITMAQAALAWQFQNDYVDAPIVGTTSVEHLEQAVEALEVDLSASDVAYLEEPYEPQPIIGHE, from the coding sequence ATGGAGTACACCACCCTCGGCTCGACCGGCATGGAAGTCTCGAAGATCTGCCTGGGCTGCATGAGCTTCGGCAGCGAGGAGGACTGGATGCTCGACCGCGACGAATCGCGGGAGATCATCGAGCGCGCCGTCGACCTCGGGATCAACTTCTTCGACACGGCCAACGCCTACTCCGACGGCGAGAGCGAGGAGATCCTCGGCGAGGTGCTGGCCGACTACGACCGCGACGAGCAGGTCGTCGCCACCAAGGTCCGGTTCTCCTCCGGCGGCGACCACCCCAACGCCGACGGGCTCTCCCGGAAGACGATCGAGCAGGAGCTCGAAGGTTCGCTGGACCGCCTCGGGATGGAGACGATCGACCTCTATCAGACCCACCGCGTCGACCCGGACACGCCGCCGGAGACGACGCTGCGGGCGCTGGACGACGCCGTCCGCCGCGGCGATGTCCGTCACGTCGGCACCTCCTCGATGTGGGCCCACCAGCTCGCGGAGCGCCTGCGGACCAGCGAGCGGGAGGACCTGGTCTCCTTCGAGACGATGCAGAACCACTACCACCTCGCCTATCGCGAGGAGGAGCGGGACGTGCTGCCCACGTGTGAGAAGGAAGACATCGGCGTCATCCCGTGGGGTCCACTGGGCCAGGGCTTCCTCGCGCGCCCGTTCGACGAACTGGAGCGTACCCAGCGGGGCGACCCCGAGAACTTCCACAACCCCACGCCCGAGTACGAGCGCGGCGGCGGCCGGGAGATCAACGAGCGCCTGCAGGAGGTCGCCGCCGACCACGGGATCACGATGGCCCAGGCCGCGCTGGCCTGGCAGTTCCAGAACGACTACGTCGACGCGCCCATCGTCGGCACGACCAGCGTCGAGCACCTCGAACAGGCCGTAGAGGCGCTCGAAGTCGACCTGTCGGCCTCCGACGTGGCCTACCTCGAGGAGCCCTACGAGCCGCAGCCGATCATCGGGCACGAGTAG
- a CDS encoding sulfurtransferase → MSDYANDVLVSADWVEDRLDDFESDDSDLRLVEVDVDTEAYEEAHAPGAIGFNWETQLQDQTRRDILSKEDFEDLLGSHGVSDDDTVVLYGDNSNWFAAYTYWQFKYYGHDDVRLLDGGREYWLDNDYPTTDEVPEFSEAEYDASGPRESIRAYRDDVENAVEKGLPLVDVRSPEEFSGEVLAPPGLQETAQRGGHVPGAKNISWAAVTNDDGTFKDFDELQELYAEEGIDGDETTVAYCRIGERSSVAWFALHELLGYDDAVNYDGSWTEWGNLVGAPIETGEAE, encoded by the coding sequence ATGAGCGACTACGCCAACGACGTCCTCGTCTCCGCGGATTGGGTCGAGGACCGACTCGACGACTTCGAGAGCGACGACTCTGATCTGCGACTCGTGGAGGTCGACGTCGACACGGAGGCCTACGAGGAGGCCCACGCCCCCGGCGCGATCGGTTTCAACTGGGAGACCCAGCTCCAGGACCAGACCCGGCGGGACATCCTCTCGAAGGAGGACTTCGAGGACCTGCTCGGTAGTCACGGCGTCAGCGACGACGACACCGTCGTCTTGTACGGCGATAACTCCAACTGGTTCGCCGCCTACACCTACTGGCAGTTCAAGTACTACGGCCACGACGACGTCCGTCTCCTCGACGGCGGCCGCGAGTACTGGCTCGACAACGACTACCCGACCACCGACGAGGTCCCCGAGTTCTCGGAGGCGGAGTACGACGCTTCCGGCCCGCGCGAGTCCATCCGCGCGTACCGCGACGACGTCGAGAACGCCGTCGAGAAGGGCCTGCCGCTCGTGGACGTCCGCTCGCCCGAGGAGTTCTCCGGCGAGGTCCTCGCGCCCCCGGGCCTGCAGGAGACCGCCCAGCGCGGCGGCCACGTCCCCGGCGCGAAGAACATCTCCTGGGCGGCCGTCACCAACGACGACGGCACGTTCAAGGACTTCGACGAGCTGCAGGAGCTCTACGCCGAGGAGGGTATCGACGGCGACGAGACGACCGTCGCCTACTGCCGCATCGGCGAGCGCTCCTCCGTCGCCTGGTTCGCCCTGCACGAGCTGCTGGGCTACGACGACGCCGTCAACTACGACGGCTCCTGGACCGAGTGGGGCAACCTCGTGGGCGCGCCCATCGAGACGGGCGAGGCCGAGTAA
- a CDS encoding sulfurtransferase, which yields MTDIVSAAWVREHPDARIVDVRDAWEYEGIGHLPGAVNVPFDAYRADAHAAEGGEGSAGMLPDEGAFADLMREAGVANGDHVVAYDDTHGVFAARLLVTLELFGHDPAKLHLLDGDFSSWQLDHETTDEVPEPEPTDYAVDPPAETPLIDADAVSAAAESGDAVIVDTREEREYDEGHIPGAVRLNWQTLVDDETRGLRPEDEVREILTERGIAPEERIVLYCNTARRISHTYVVLRHLGFDDVAFYEGSLTEWERQGRPLETA from the coding sequence ATGACCGACATCGTCTCCGCGGCGTGGGTGCGCGAACACCCGGACGCCCGGATCGTCGACGTCCGCGACGCCTGGGAGTACGAGGGCATCGGCCACCTCCCCGGCGCCGTGAACGTCCCGTTCGACGCCTACCGCGCGGACGCCCACGCGGCCGAGGGCGGCGAGGGCAGCGCCGGGATGCTCCCCGACGAGGGCGCGTTCGCGGACCTGATGCGCGAGGCCGGCGTCGCAAACGGCGACCACGTGGTCGCCTACGACGACACCCACGGCGTGTTCGCGGCGCGCCTGCTGGTCACGCTGGAGCTGTTCGGCCACGACCCCGCGAAGCTCCACCTGCTGGACGGGGACTTCTCCTCGTGGCAACTCGACCACGAGACGACCGACGAGGTCCCCGAGCCGGAGCCGACCGACTACGCCGTCGACCCGCCCGCGGAGACGCCGCTGATCGACGCCGACGCCGTGTCCGCGGCCGCCGAGAGCGGCGACGCCGTCATCGTCGACACCCGCGAGGAGCGGGAGTACGACGAGGGCCACATCCCCGGCGCCGTCCGGCTGAACTGGCAGACCCTCGTCGACGACGAGACGCGCGGGCTCCGGCCCGAGGACGAGGTCCGCGAGATCCTGACCGAGCGGGGGATTGCCCCGGAGGAGCGGATCGTGCTGTACTGCAACACCGCCCGGCGGATCAGCCACACCTACGTCGTCCTCCGGCACCTGGGCTTCGACGACGTGGCCTTCTACGAGGGCAGCCTGACCGAGTGGGAGCGGCAGGGGCGGCCGCTGGAGACCGCCTGA
- a CDS encoding AI-2E family transporter → MRSRQRVLAGLVVATGLATAILLWGVVSTVFFAITVAYVLYPLRRRLVDRGFGRRTAAAASTSVAFLAVAVLIVPPLWSLYRRRRALLSYLRSLPDSVSVELFGTPVSVELGTVVAFLRRSLADLAVAAAGETPVLGLKLFLFALLVYAVLLRPSAAPAVVFRTVPEPYHDVVRQLHVRVRDTLYAIYVLQGATALGTFAIALVVFWALGYEAAFGLAVVAGILQFVPVIGPSVLVALVAATDLVAGDVTGAVTVAVLGFVFVGFLPDAVIRPQLAPHTADIPASLYFVGFTGGVLSVGLVGFIAGPLVVALFVETVDLLVADRSTAETRPG, encoded by the coding sequence ATGCGTTCCCGCCAGCGGGTGCTCGCCGGGCTGGTCGTCGCCACGGGGCTGGCGACGGCGATTCTGCTCTGGGGCGTGGTCTCGACGGTCTTCTTCGCGATAACGGTCGCGTACGTCCTCTACCCGCTGCGCCGGCGTCTCGTCGACCGTGGGTTCGGCCGGCGGACGGCCGCCGCGGCGAGCACGAGCGTGGCCTTCCTGGCCGTGGCGGTGCTGATCGTCCCGCCGCTGTGGTCGCTGTACCGCCGCAGGCGGGCGCTGCTTTCCTACCTCCGGTCGCTCCCCGATAGCGTCTCCGTGGAGCTGTTCGGGACCCCCGTGAGCGTCGAACTCGGGACGGTCGTCGCCTTCCTCCGCCGGTCGCTCGCTGACCTCGCCGTCGCGGCGGCGGGCGAGACGCCGGTGCTGGGACTGAAGCTGTTCCTGTTCGCGCTGCTGGTGTACGCGGTCCTGCTGCGCCCCAGCGCGGCCCCAGCGGTGGTGTTCCGGACCGTCCCGGAACCCTACCACGACGTCGTCCGCCAACTCCACGTGCGGGTCCGGGACACGCTGTACGCCATCTACGTCCTCCAGGGGGCGACGGCGCTGGGCACGTTCGCCATCGCGCTGGTGGTCTTCTGGGCGCTGGGCTACGAGGCGGCCTTCGGGCTGGCCGTCGTCGCCGGCATCCTCCAGTTCGTCCCCGTTATCGGTCCCAGCGTCCTCGTCGCCCTCGTCGCGGCGACGGACCTGGTGGCCGGCGACGTGACCGGTGCCGTGACCGTTGCGGTGCTCGGCTTCGTGTTCGTCGGGTTCCTCCCGGACGCGGTCATCAGACCGCAGCTGGCGCCGCACACGGCGGACATCCCGGCGAGTCTCTACTTCGTCGGATTCACCGGCGGCGTCCTCTCGGTGGGCCTGGTCGGCTTCATCGCCGGCCCGCTCGTCGTCGCGCTGTTCGTCGAGACGGTCGACCTGCTGGTCGCGGACCGGTCGACGGCGGAGACCCGGCCCGGCTGA
- a CDS encoding class I SAM-dependent methyltransferase gives MSVSEAFDEWARQGRDEGMEERHWHTAKHVLARMPVEPGDVVLDLGSGSGYAGRALRETYDAARSYGIDASREMADNARSYTDDPNVAFVVGDFAHLPFDDDSVDHCFSMEAFYYAEDPHEVLAELRRVLRPGGTFYCAVNRWEENVHSHEWEELVGVPMLLWSEREYREAFREAGFRVASQDRIPDTETEIPAAAAFPTEDWATREAMVERYREYGTLLTVGVATE, from the coding sequence ATGAGCGTCAGCGAGGCCTTCGACGAGTGGGCCCGGCAGGGCCGCGACGAGGGGATGGAGGAGCGTCACTGGCACACCGCGAAGCACGTCCTCGCGCGGATGCCCGTCGAGCCCGGCGACGTCGTCCTCGATCTCGGCAGCGGCAGCGGCTACGCCGGCCGCGCACTGCGGGAGACGTACGACGCGGCCCGGTCCTACGGGATCGACGCCAGCCGGGAGATGGCCGACAACGCCCGCTCGTACACGGACGATCCGAACGTCGCGTTCGTCGTCGGCGACTTCGCACACCTGCCGTTCGACGACGACAGCGTCGACCACTGCTTCTCGATGGAGGCGTTCTACTACGCCGAGGACCCCCACGAGGTCCTCGCGGAGCTGCGGCGGGTCCTCCGGCCCGGCGGTACCTTCTACTGCGCCGTCAACCGCTGGGAGGAGAACGTTCACTCCCACGAGTGGGAGGAGCTGGTCGGCGTGCCGATGCTGCTGTGGAGCGAGCGGGAGTACCGCGAGGCGTTCCGCGAGGCGGGCTTCCGCGTCGCCTCGCAGGACCGCATCCCCGACACGGAGACTGAGATCCCGGCCGCGGCGGCGTTCCCCACCGAGGACTGGGCAACCCGCGAGGCGATGGTCGAGCGCTACCGCGAGTACGGGACGCTGCTGACCGTCGGCGTCGCGACTGAATGA
- a CDS encoding DUF7090 family protein, with protein sequence MDYELAIDNTPDAIPGGTGILLLHPSTGETDRLDTDFLSTDTDHLLVVSTRTTAREVEQKLEYYEVDEERATILDTLSIERGYTRRAGENIRYVASPNNWQGIADEAEAFLEDHDGKLRITFDSLTELIYYADEDQALQAVDRFLELLDEHDAVGMFHLARGVHDEATLERFRERFDGVIELGEDGEVTSEF encoded by the coding sequence ATGGACTACGAACTCGCCATCGACAACACGCCCGACGCGATCCCGGGTGGGACGGGTATTCTCCTCCTTCATCCCAGTACGGGCGAGACGGACCGCCTCGACACGGACTTCCTGAGCACGGACACGGACCACCTGCTGGTCGTCTCCACGCGGACCACCGCCCGCGAGGTCGAGCAGAAACTGGAGTACTACGAGGTCGACGAGGAGCGCGCGACCATCCTCGACACGCTCTCGATCGAGCGGGGCTACACCCGCCGGGCCGGCGAGAACATCCGCTACGTCGCCTCGCCGAACAACTGGCAGGGCATCGCCGACGAGGCCGAGGCGTTCCTCGAGGATCACGACGGCAAGCTACGGATCACCTTCGACTCGCTGACCGAACTCATCTACTACGCCGACGAAGATCAGGCCCTCCAGGCCGTCGATCGGTTCCTCGAGCTGCTCGACGAGCACGACGCCGTCGGCATGTTCCACCTGGCGCGGGGCGTCCACGACGAGGCGACCTTAGAGCGGTTCCGCGAGCGCTTCGACGGCGTGATCGAACTCGGCGAGGACGGCGAGGTTACCAGCGAGTTCTGA
- a CDS encoding DUF7563 family protein, with amino-acid sequence MPECQNCGAFVTADYARVFTPNGVDAPRVCPQCEDKIRDGAGVREARSTRRG; translated from the coding sequence ATGCCGGAATGTCAGAACTGCGGTGCCTTCGTAACGGCGGACTACGCACGGGTCTTCACACCTAACGGCGTCGACGCACCGCGGGTCTGCCCGCAGTGCGAGGACAAGATCCGCGACGGGGCCGGCGTGCGCGAAGCCAGGTCCACACGTCGCGGATAG
- the glmM gene encoding phosphoglucosamine mutase yields the protein MFGTSGIRGPVGDEVTAALALDVGRALGVDADRVVVGRDPRDSGAALVDALAAGLRESGTDVIDLGLASTPTVARAVGWREADAGVSVTASHNPATDNGIKLWQPSGQAYDAELRAEISDRIRSGEADLAAWDGFGEREEWDATDRHAEALAASVDVSEAPAVIVDLGNGAGGVTVDALGRLNCDVETLNAQPDGSFPGRPSEPTAEHCTSLSSLVAESDADLGIAHDGDADRLRAATADGTFVSGDELLAVFGREAAEAGDSVAVPVDTSLVVEDFLAEADVDVTYTPVGDVYVAEAASEDDVAFGGEPSGAWIWPDATLCPDGPLAACRLVELHAERPLGERVAEVPDYPIRRDSVEVEDKGAVMDRVASLVADEYDDVRTLDGVRVDLGDAWFLLRASGTQPLIRITAEARESDRADDVFETATGLVARARE from the coding sequence ATGTTCGGCACTAGCGGCATCAGGGGCCCGGTCGGTGACGAGGTGACGGCGGCGCTCGCGCTGGACGTGGGGCGGGCGCTCGGCGTCGACGCGGACCGCGTCGTCGTCGGCCGCGACCCGCGCGACTCCGGTGCGGCGCTGGTCGACGCGCTCGCCGCCGGCCTGCGGGAGTCCGGCACGGACGTGATCGACCTCGGACTGGCGTCGACGCCGACCGTCGCCCGCGCCGTCGGCTGGCGGGAGGCCGACGCCGGCGTCTCTGTCACCGCCTCTCACAACCCCGCCACAGACAACGGGATCAAGCTCTGGCAGCCCTCCGGGCAGGCCTACGACGCCGAGTTGCGGGCCGAGATCAGCGACCGGATCCGCTCGGGGGAGGCCGACCTCGCGGCCTGGGACGGCTTCGGCGAGCGCGAGGAGTGGGACGCCACCGACCGCCACGCCGAGGCGCTCGCGGCCAGCGTCGACGTGTCGGAAGCTCCGGCCGTGATCGTGGACCTCGGCAACGGCGCCGGCGGCGTCACCGTCGACGCGCTCGGCCGCCTCAACTGCGACGTCGAGACGCTCAACGCCCAGCCGGACGGCTCGTTCCCGGGCCGACCCAGCGAGCCCACGGCGGAGCACTGCACGTCGCTGTCCTCGCTCGTCGCCGAGTCCGACGCGGACCTGGGCATCGCCCACGACGGGGACGCCGACCGCCTGCGGGCCGCCACCGCCGACGGCACGTTCGTCTCCGGCGACGAGCTGCTGGCGGTGTTCGGTCGCGAGGCCGCGGAGGCGGGGGACTCGGTCGCCGTCCCCGTCGACACCAGTCTCGTCGTCGAGGACTTCCTGGCCGAGGCCGACGTGGACGTGACCTACACGCCCGTCGGCGACGTCTACGTGGCCGAGGCCGCCAGCGAGGACGACGTCGCCTTCGGCGGCGAGCCCAGCGGCGCCTGGATCTGGCCCGACGCCACCCTCTGTCCGGACGGCCCGCTGGCGGCCTGCCGGCTGGTCGAGCTTCACGCCGAGCGACCGCTCGGGGAGCGAGTCGCCGAGGTGCCCGACTACCCCATCCGTCGGGACAGCGTCGAGGTCGAGGACAAGGGCGCGGTCATGGACCGCGTCGCGTCGCTGGTCGCCGACGAGTACGACGACGTCCGGACGCTCGACGGCGTCCGGGTCGACCTGGGCGACGCGTGGTTCCTCCTGCGAGCCAGCGGCACGCAGCCCCTGATCCGGATCACCGCGGAGGCGCGCGAGTCGGACCGGGCCGACGACGTCTTCGAGACGGCCACAGGGCTGGTGGCTCGCGCTCGCGAGTGA
- the rpiA gene encoding ribose-5-phosphate isomerase RpiA: protein MDRDDAKRRAAASAVEAVEDGMVVGLGSGSTAAHAVRELGDRVDAGLDVRGVPTSFQAREIAREAEIPLADLDEANVDLAIDGADQVADGDLVKGGGGAHAREKIVDAAADRLLIVIDPTKEADVLDHPIPVEVLPDARTTVAEAVRELGGDPNLRWAENKSGPVVSDNGNLLLDCDFDAVEDPAGLAADLAGLPGVVEHGLFVGIADEVHRGDEGGVTVRRLYSSN from the coding sequence ATGGACAGAGACGACGCGAAGCGGCGGGCGGCCGCCTCCGCGGTCGAGGCGGTCGAGGACGGCATGGTCGTCGGTCTCGGCTCGGGGAGCACGGCGGCTCACGCCGTCCGCGAACTGGGCGACCGCGTGGACGCCGGGCTGGACGTGCGGGGCGTGCCCACGTCCTTCCAGGCCCGTGAAATCGCCCGCGAGGCGGAGATCCCGCTCGCGGACCTCGACGAGGCGAACGTGGACCTCGCCATCGACGGCGCAGATCAGGTGGCCGACGGCGACCTGGTGAAGGGCGGCGGGGGCGCCCACGCCCGCGAGAAGATCGTCGACGCGGCCGCCGACCGCCTCCTGATCGTGATCGACCCGACCAAGGAGGCCGACGTCCTCGACCATCCGATCCCGGTCGAGGTGCTGCCCGACGCCAGGACGACCGTGGCCGAGGCGGTCCGCGAGCTGGGCGGCGATCCGAACCTCCGCTGGGCGGAGAACAAGAGCGGCCCCGTCGTGTCCGACAACGGCAACCTCCTGCTGGACTGCGACTTCGACGCCGTCGAGGACCCGGCCGGACTCGCGGCCGACCTCGCCGGCCTGCCCGGCGTCGTCGAACACGGCCTCTTCGTCGGCATCGCCGACGAGGTCCACCGCGGCGACGAGGGCGGAGTCACAGTCCGGCGACTCTATAGTAGCAATTGA
- a CDS encoding DUF1931 domain-containing protein: MADLIVKAAVKEALDDMNVASDFYDSLDDEVEALLEDAARRAEANDRKTVQPRDL; this comes from the coding sequence ATGGCAGACCTAATCGTCAAAGCCGCCGTCAAGGAAGCGCTCGATGACATGAACGTCGCCTCCGACTTCTACGACTCTCTCGACGACGAGGTCGAGGCGCTGCTCGAGGACGCCGCTCGTCGCGCCGAGGCCAACGACCGCAAGACCGTTCAGCCGCGCGACCTGTAA